The Montipora capricornis isolate CH-2021 chromosome 3, ASM3666992v2, whole genome shotgun sequence genome window below encodes:
- the LOC138043388 gene encoding uncharacterized protein, producing MFIIFLDSLLSAMPSFREIRDLLLLSHGSNFISEEEFLVLYEEYQPANLTFPHSSYGDFHFDDMEDDECLAEFRVKKKDLETLGEALQIPATFHCQQRSKIDGMEGLCMLLRRFAYPCRYSDMISRFGRPVPVLSMVTNTVLDYIYDTHGHLLTDWNPALLSAQAPEEYAQTISRKGSPLQNCFGFIDGTVRPVCRPGRHQRVLYNGHKRVHSLKYQSIALPNGLIGNLYGPVEGRRHDAGMLADSGLLRQLERYAFSPAVQPMCVFGDPAYPLRIHLQAPFRNAALTVQMEAFNSAMSAVRCSVEWLFGDISNYFKFLDFKKNLKVQLSSVGKMYIVCALLRNALTCLYGNSTSNYFSLEPPSIFDYFN from the exons ATGTTTATAATCTTTCTCGATAGTTTGTTAAGTGCCATGCCCTCGTTTCGAGAAATAAGAGATTTGCTCCTTCTTTCGCACGGTTCTAATTTTATTTCTGAAGAAGAATTTTTAGTTCTCTACGAGGAATATCAGCCAGCCAACTTGACTTTTCCACACTCTTCTTATGGCGATTTTCACTTTGATGACATGGAAGACGATGAATGTTTGGCGGAGTTTCGcgttaaaaagaaagatttgGAGACCCTTGGAGAGGCTTTGCAAATACCAGCAACATTTCATTGTCAGCAGCGAAGCAAAATAGACGGTATGGAGGGGTTGTGTATGCTACTCAGACGTTTTGCGTACCCTTGTCGCTACTCGGACATGATTTCGCGTTTCGGTAGGCCTGTTCCAGTTCTTAGTATGGTAACTAATACAGTTCTGGACTACATATACGATACTCATGGACATTTGCTAACTGACTGGAATCCAGCTTTGTTAAGTGCGCAAGCACCTGAAGAGTATGCACAGACCATTTCCAGAAAAGGTTCACCACTCcagaattgctttggttttataGACGGCACCGTTCGTCCTGTTTGCAGACCTGGGAGACACCAGCGTGTTCTATACAATGGCCATAAACGGGTGCATTCCCTTAAATACCAATCCATTGCTTTACCGAATGGCCTGATTGGAAATTTGTATGGACCTGTAG AAGGGAGGAGACACGACGCAGGTATGCTGGCCGATTCTGGTCTTTTGAGACAGCTTGAGCGTTATGCGTTTTCTCCTGCTGTCCAGCCCATGTGTGTTTTTGGTGATCCAGCCTACCCACTACGCATTCATCTCCAGGCACCTTTCCGTAATGCTGCCCTCACCGTCCAAATGGAAGCATTCAATTCAGCCATGAGTGCCGTCAGATGTTCAGTGGAATGGCTGTTTGGAgacatttcaaattattttaagtttcttgattttaagaaaaaccttAAGGTCCAACTCAGCAGTGTCGGTAAAATGTACATAGTATGTGCTCTTCTGAGGAATGCACTTACTTGCCTATATGGCAACAGTACTTCAAATTACTTTTCTCTGGAGCCCCCATCAAtttttgattattttaattAA